The sequence AGAAGTCCTGTTTTGGTAGTAATCCGCTTTCAGCAGGATACGGTCTTTCAGGAAGCCCAGTTCCAGTGCGATATCCAGCTTTTTGCTGGTTTCCCATTTCAGGTTAGGATTAGCTACACCATTGGCGACCAGGGCTGTGGTACCCATATAGGAATAGGTAGTAGACGCAGTAGAATACAGCGGTGTATACATATAGTTCGCGATCTGGTCGTTACCGGTTATACCATAGCTGGCACGCAGTTTACCAAAGCTGATCGGTTTTATATCTTTCATGAAATCTTCCTGTGAGAAGATCCAGGCTGCACCCAATGCACCAAAGGAACCAAACTGGTTATTGGAACCAAAGCGGGAAGAACCATCTCTTCTGAAGGTACCATCCAGGTAGTATTTCTCTTTATAATTGAAATTGAAACGACCAAAACCAGCTGCATATTTATACAGGGAGTAATTGCTGCTATACACAATCACAGTGCTGGCTGCGCTGATAGCATGCAGCAATGCTTCGCTGCTGTAACCGGAACCTCTCAGTGTAGTACTGGTTGCTTTTGTCTGCTGGAAGGTCGTACCTCCAATCAGTTGCAGGTGTGCATCTCCGAAAGATTTATTGTATTCCAGGAATGGTTCCACCACCCAGTTATCATTTTTGCCTTTGGAATCCATCAGCTGGTTGTCAGTGAGGGCAGTGGAGTTCACCGAACGGTTAGGCTGTATATTCTGCTGTTCCAGGTTGGTCTGGGAGAAACCAAGATTAGCTTTGATGGCCAGGTCTTTTATGATATTGTAACGCAGGTTCAGGTCCGTGATCATGTTATACGTCTGACCGGAATACTTTTGTAACAACAGGGCAGCAGGGTTCTTACCTACACCAAGGTCCCAGTTGAAAGTACCATCTGCATTATAAGGATTGTAGTTCGGAGCCAGGTTGTACATGCTTGACAGGTCTACTTTAGGCAGGTCGCTCTTCATGTAGGTATAATTGGCGGAAAGAGAGATATTGAACCTGTTATCTTTACTGCTATGGCTGGCATTAACCCTGTTGGAGAAGGTAATGGTATTGTTCTCGCCCGGGAATACGGTGCCTTCTTTACGATAAGAAGTAGAGTAAAGGAAAGTATTCTGTGCGTTACCACCTGATATAGATGCCATGGCGCTGGTAGTTTTTGCTTTACCACCCATCGCCCATTTCTGCCAGTTTGTATAAGCTGTCTGGTCCCATTTAGTAAGGTCGTAGTCAGAAGTACCTGGTGTTGTACCTGCATTGGTAAAGGCTTCTTTACGCATGTCCAGGTATTCTTCCGTATTCATCATAGGAATAAAGCGGCTTACTTCACCATATCCATGGCTCACGTTTGCACTGACTTTAGTATTACCATGACTACCTTTTTTGGTAGTGATCAGCACCACGCCGTTGGCGCCTTTTGAACCATAAATAGCTGTTGCATCTGCATCTTTCAGTACGTCGATCCGCTCAATATCTTCAGGAGCGATCATGCTGAAAGGGCTGAGGCTACCGCTTGCGCCACTGATACCGAAGCTGTTCAACGCATCGGAAGCAGGGGTACTACCATTGAATAAGGTAAACGGAACACCATCTATTACATATAACGGGAGGTAGCCACTCAGGATGCTGGCATTACCACGGATGCGTACACGTACGCCACCACCTGGCAATCCATTGTCCTGTGTGATTTCCATACCCGCTACGTGGCCCTGCAGGGCAGTGAGTGGATTGGAAACAGTCTGTACCGCAATTTCGTTCGCTTTTACAGAACTTACCGCACCGGTGTTATTTCTTTTGGTCGTGGAGCTATAACCCAGTACCTGTATTTCATTCAGGGCGCTGAAGCTGCGTACCATGGTGATCGCAGGGATACGACTGCCTTTGGCAGTCACTTCCTTTGTGGTATAACCTACGATACTTAAGATCAGAATAGGATTTTCATCCTCTACCTCAATAGAGAAATGACCGTTCTGATCAGCAGCAGTATATTTTTTTCCGTTCTTTATACGGATGGTTACACCTGGAATAGGTTCACCCATTTCATCCTGTACCATACCGTAAATCCTTGGTACAGCAGTATCTCCCGCAGGTGATATTACGGATTTCCTTTCCTGCAGAATGATCTTTGTACCCTTGTCAACATAGACGAGGTTGGTGCCTTTCAGGATCAGGTCCAGTACCTGTGCTACAGAACGGGTACCGCTATTGACCGTTACTTTTTTATCCTTATTCAGTAACGTTGAAGAGTAGAAAATGCTGAAGCCTGATTGCTCCTGCAATTTCTCCAGGGAGGCTTTCAGGTCCGCGTCATGAACCTCATAATTAACCATTGCTTCCCTGATACTTTGACCTGATGCATGAATAGCTGCAAACAGGTTAAGGCACATGACAAATGACAAGCATACACACACAGTGACTCTCATGATAAACAATAAAATTGGTTGCGTTTTTTCTTTTGGCAATGGGTGCACGATTCCCCCTTGCAAAAGCTGAACTTTTGGCATAAATTTGAAGACGTTTAAATGAATCAATAGTTTTTACGTAAAACTCCTCATCGCTTTCTCAGGGCCGGAGGAGTTTTTTTTGTGTGTTTACGTTTTTGTTAATTCTGGTTGGCTTTTGACATTTGTTAATTTTTGATTTTAGTTGATCTGATTAAAACATGCGGCCCCGTCCAGTTCTACCGTACGGCCGTTTATTGAATAAGTAGTACCCATTGTTTGTGAGAGGATATCCAATACCTCGCTCAATGATTCTGTCCCTGAGAACCGACCTGTAATTGGACAATGTTGTAGTGCCGGATTTTTGAATACAATATTTACATCATACCTTCTGTCCAGTCTTTCTGCCAGCTGTTCGTACGGCATATCCTGGAATTGCATATCAGATTTAGCCCAGGCTATGACAGTGGCCGGAATGATTTTAACCTGCTGAATGTTGTTGGTGTGCTGATTATAAACCACCTGTTGGTTGGGAGTCAGGATGGTTTTCTGCTGGTAAGCGTCGGTGACCTGTACTTTTCCTGTGAGTACAGAAACGGTCACACTATCACTGCTCCATGTTTTTATATTCAGAGAGGTACCTAACACGGTGGTAGATACCCGGCCGGTATGAATGATGAAAGGTTGTGCAGGGCGGGAGGCGATATCAAAGTAGGCCTCGCCTTCCAGTGTTACTTCACGGTTATGACCATTGTACTGGTAATCCATTTTGCTGCCCGGGTGCAACAATACCTTACTGCTGTCTGGCAGATAGATGAACCGGTTTTCGCTGGCTGCAGCGGGAATATTAGCTACGAGATTATTGTTTTCAGGCGTTTTAGGCCAGTTGAAATAGAATATAGCGCCCAACAGGCATGCTGCGGCCATCGAGGCATATAGGGCTACAGAAGGCCGTTTTTTTCGTTGTATACGGGCCGTGAGGTAGGAGCGCATCTCCTGCCCGGCAGTAGTTTCCTGCGCATCCGTCATGGGAAATGGATCTTCTTCTGCTGTAAAATCCCTGTACCAGTTATTGAGCTCCGCCTGTTCGGCAGGCGTAGCTGTACGATCTATGTATTTCTGAATCAGGAGGTCCAGGCGATTTCTGTCCATACTATTTCAAGGCGTTATAATACTAAGTACCATAACCTACCCCCTTACCCTTAGTCAGGTCAAAAAAATATTTTTTTAGAGGAAAAACAGCATGTTGATATGCCGCAGATTGAGGCGGATAGTACGCAGGGCTTTGGTGAGGTGTGCCTCTGCGGTCTTTTCGGAGATATTCATGACACTGGCGATCTGCTGGTTGGTTTTCCCTTCCAGCCGGCTCAGTTTGTACACCTGCCTGCATTTTTCCGGCAGTTTTTCTACAATCCCATTGATATAGTCGTCCAGCAGACGGGCATAGATCTTTTCATCGTCCGCACTGTGCGTAGTACGGAAAATGCTTTGAAGTATGTTTTTCCTGCGCTGTTGCTGGTGGTAATGCTTAAATACGGAAAATTTGATAGCTGTAGCCAGGTAGTGGGAGAGCTGGCTGATTTCCAGAGAAGCCCTTCTGTCCCATAGGTTGATCAGGACTTCCTGTACGATCTCCTTGGCAGAAGATTCGTCATGGGTATGCTTCCAGGCAATAGCAAGGAGTCGCTGCCAGTAGCGGTGGTAGATTTCAGTAAAAGCAGCTTCATCCCCTGTTACCATGGAGGTGAGCAGCTCATTGTCACTGAAATTTTGCATAGCCATGAGTTGAAAATAATAAAAATATTGGCAAAAGTAATACAATCTACTAAAATGGTAGGGTAATAATTGTTTTATTGGTCAACTATAGTGAAGATAGTATGCAACTATAGCACTATAACATCACTATAAGGGCACCAAAAGGACACCTCTATATCGATGGGATATTGAGGTGCCCTTATAGTGACGATATGGTAATACTATTATGCTATAGCTTCACTATGGTCTGTCCATATCAACTTACTGGTATCAAAGCCGATTTGACGGGCTATCTCCAAATAATTTTCTTTAATATGATCCGGAATTGTCGTCTCTCTTGACAGGATCCACATGTAATTGAGATTGTCGCCAGCAACCAGTGCATACTGGTAGTCAGCATCCAGGGCGATCACATTATAGCCCGCATAGAATGGACCAAAGAAAGAGACTTTCAGCCGGCCTTCTTCCGGACTATTTACAAATCTGGCCTTCCCCACACTTTCCTTCCATTCCTGGCTTTGATAATTAAAACCCTTATTATCTACCCGGATGCTGCCATTCTCATTCTTACTGTAAGTGGCGGTCACATTGTTCAGGTTTTTTTCGAATTTATAGTCCAGCCGGGCTATTTCGTACCATTTGCCCAGGTACTTTTCGGCATCAAAAGGGCTGACTGCTTTAGCACCACGGGGAATAGATACACTGGTCACTGATTTATAAAAGATCAGACCGGCGGCGATACCTGCACCTGCCAGCAGCGCGATGGGGAATTTTTGAGGTTTTGACATATCATATTGAATTGAGTATAGAAGGTAAATCAAAATCGGTGCCTGCTTTAGGGCATAAAAAAAGGGCCCGTCTCAAAACTTCGAGACGGCCCCTTTTTATTCGGGTACCAGAAGGAGAGAATTTCGTTCATGCCATTCTCATGGCCTTCCTGTTACTTAGGGTCTGCTGAATAAGTATTAAGATATTGTTAATCAATATTATATGGCTTATTATTTGCTACAGAAGTGCTTATATATTGAGTGATTCATCTCCAAAACCATGCAGCAATGATACGTTACACTCCTTCAAAACAGTTAACATTAGACGGATTTTCTACACCCTTCTCGCAGCAATTATCAACTAGCAATCGATGGGTTATACTGGCTGCAAAGATTCCGTGGGATAAACTGGCGGAGGTGTATTATAAAAAGATGCGGGCAGATTTTGGAGCTCCAACATTGAGTGCCAGGATGGTGATTGGTGCGGTGATCATCAAACATATACTGAACATAGATGATCGGGAGGTAGTAGAGCAAATCACGGAAAATATATATCTGCAATATTTTGTAGGCTTAAGCAGTTTTCAACAGGAGGCTCCCTTTGATGCATCGTTGATGGTAAGTATTAGAAAACGGTTAGGCATAGAAGTTATGTCCAGATTGAATGAGATTATTTTGCAGGAAGCGGGATTAACTAAAGTGAATGAAGAGAAGGTAGCGAATACCGAAGGAAATAGTGATCAGGATGAGAATGGAGGGGATAGAAATAACGATTGCTCGCAGGATCATATGAACAGTGTAAAAGAAAAGCCACCTGAAGCGCTATCAGGAACAGTGATGTTAGATGCGACTGTGTCAGAGCAACAGATCGAATATCCAACAGATATCAAATTACTGAATGAAGGACGCCGTCAATTGGAAGGGATGATAGAGCGGGGATGTCAGGCGGCGGAACTGGTAATGCCGCGGATGTATAGGAAGATAGCCAGGAAGCAATATCTGAATATTGCCAAAAAGAAAAACAAGAGCAAAAGAGATATACGCAGAGGTATCCGGCAGCAACTACAATATGTTAAGCGTGATTTAAAGTATATCAATTGGCTGATAGAATCAGATGCTACTTTTAAGGAGACGTTGAAAATGAAGGACTGGACCTTAATACAAGTGATTCAGGAAATGTATCGTCAGCAGGCAGAGATGTATAAGAAAAGAGAACAAAAAATGTCGGATAGGATTGTAAGTATCTATCAACCGCATGTACGTCCAATGCCTAGAGGTAAAGACCGTGTATCAACAGAGTTTGGGAGCAAGCAACTGGTGATGTTGAAAGATGGTTACACACATATAGAAAAGCTGAGTTGGGACAATTACAATGAAGGTGGATTGCTGATAGCCAGCCTGGAAACATATAAACGCTTGTTTGGTTGCTATCCTGAGCGTGTATTGGCAGATCAGTTGTTCGGCACACGTGAAAACAGACGATTCATGAAGGAAAAAGGGATCCGTTATGTTGGCAAGCCATTGGGTCGACCATCACCGGAGAGTAAGCAGCAAAAGCGATTATTACAAAAGGAGATGCCAGAACGAAATGCGATTGAAGGGAAGTTTGGACAAGGAAAAAATGCATATGGCCTGGGTAAGATCAAGGCCCGTCTAAAGGATACGGCTGAGAGTTGGGTGATGTCTATATACTTTGTCATGAATCTGCTTAAACTGGCAGCTGGTTCTTTGTTGTCAGCACTCCAAATCTATTACTGGCTGGTAACAGAGGGCTATTTGACCATAATGGTAAATAGCCCCGATGCACAATTTATACCCCGATATATGAGACGTCAGAAAGGGGAAATAGCCAGGTGTTAAAATGAAATATAATTGATCGGATAACTTATTCAGCAGACCCTACTTAGGAATATCCCCTTTTAAGAAAATGAAAAATTTACCAATTGCTATTCTGTACCATCTCCGGATTTGAGTTCACCTCATCCTGTGGTATCGGGAAGAAATCATGCTTGGGTGTTACGAAGTAGATCTTACCCACCTTATCACTATTCGCTATCTCATCTTTCAATAACCCCCAGCGTTGTAAATCATAAAACCGCTGTCCCTCTCTTGCAAATTCCAGGAATCGCTGATGCCTTATTTCTTTCATCATGGCCGTTTGATCCATGCCAGTGGTCAGTGCCGGCAAACTTGCACGGCTGCGTACTTGTGTGATATAAGCATACGCATCTTCCGGTCTGCCCTGCATGGTCACACTCTCTGATAACAGGAGTAATACATCTGCATAGCGCAGCGCCTTTTCATTGATATCCGATGTATAATCCGATGCACCACTGCTACCTGACAGTTCATTTGTCTGGTTATAGTTCTGGTATTTCTTATAATAAGATTTGAAGCCAAATGGCAATGTATAAGCAGAAAATGGCTTCTGATAAAATGTAGCCCCCGGATAATTCCAGAATAAGGTAGCATACATTCTTGGATCAAAATCCCCTGCTGTGGTCTTTTCATTCTGAAACTCATTGAAGAGTTTATCGGTAGGCGCCACTTCAAACCAGCCACTCGCCTCTGAAGGAGCAAACTCCTGTGCAGTGGTTACACCCAGGCTCTCATTGGAATTTTCTCCGGCCCAAGGATTGGTACCACCCACATCTGCCAGCTGGATTTCAAATAATGATTCTACATTATTATCATGGGCAGCAATAAAGTTGTCGCCATAGTCCGGCATCAGCTGATACGTATAAGGCGCTGTGGTCAGTTGTTTCAATGTGCTTTCTGCATTGGCCCAGTCTTTTGTATACACATATGATTTGCCCAGGAAACCCAGTGCAGCGCCTTTGGTAGCACGGCCTGTATTGCTGGCGTCGTAGGATAAAGGCAGGTCTGCTGCGGCTTCAGTAAAATCTTTGATCACCTGTGCCCATACATCTGCAGCTGGAGATTTCGCTACGAAATACTCTGCTGTAGATGCAGGTATCGTAGTACGGAGCGGCACATCGCCATAGTTGATGACTAAGATATATTCATTCAACCCTCTTAGAAACTTTGCTTCTGCAATGTAGGCCTTCTTTGCATCGTCTGTGAGGCCACTTACATTATCGATATTTGCGAGGATCTGGTTAGCACGGAAGATGGCACGATAGGCAACATTCCATACATTGGTCGATGCCGAGTTGTCAGGGGTATTGGTGAAAGTAGACAACTGGTACAGGTAACTTACATCATTCCTGATAAAGAAGTCGTCGCCCCTGCCATTGGAGAGTTCAACGCCTCTTACCCCCCAGAAACCGCCGTCTACATTTCTGAACAGGGCATAAGTAGCGGCCAGTGCGCTTTTTACATCGTCCTCTGTTTTCCAGTAAGTTTCGGTGGTAGTTTGATTTGGATTCGTTAGTTCCAGTGAGCTCTTCGAACAGCTGGCCAGTAGCACGGCTGCAAGAAGGATATATAATAGCTTTTTCATAATGGTGTCGTTGTTTAGATGAATTAGAAGGATAATTGGATACCGGCAGAGAATACGCGGGCCAGCGGATACGCCACGTGACCATAATCTACGCCTCTGTCAAGGATGCTGCCGGAACGACCAATGTCTGCATTGAAACCACTATAGCGTGTGAGGGTAAATAGATTGTCTGCACTGAGATACGCCCTTACCGAAGTCGTGTGTAGTCTGGCATTCAGACTCTCAGGGATGGTATATCCCAGTTGCAGGGTCTTCATCCTGAAATAGGTGCCGCTCTCTAAGAAGCGGGAAGAAGTTTGCGCGTTCAGGTTAGGATCGTCTATCACCGCTCTTGGCATATTGGTATGGTGTTCTGGTGTCCATGCCTGCAGCGTTGTTTTTGCATAGTTGTATTCCAGGTTCATACCTTCCATATCCTGTCTTACACCGTTGTAAATCTTATTGCCTGATACACCCTGCATGTAGATGTTCAGGTCAAAGTGAAATGCGGAGAGGTTCAGACCTACACCGTATTCAAAATCAGGGAACGGACTGCCCATGTGTACACGGTCGGCACTGCTGATAATACCGTCGCCATTGGCATCCAGGAATTTGATGTCACCGGGTGCAGCATAAGGTTGTATCAGGTTACCATTTTTATCCTTGTAGGCATTGATCTCGTCCTGCGACTGGAAGATGCCCAGTGTTTTGATCAGGTAAAAGCCTGTCACTTCGCCACCAGCTTCTGTCAGTGTAGAGGAAGCGCCATGATGGGTGGGCTGGCCGCCAAAGATCTGTTGGGTACCGGTACCCAGTTCGATCACTTTGTTCTTCACAGAAGAGATCGTACCAAACACGGTATAATTGAACTCCCCGATATGATTGGAATAGTTCAACCCGAGTTCAATCCCCTTGTTCTGGATAGTACCTGCATTCACCACAGGGTTGGTGGAAGAACCAGCAGATCCCGGGATCGGTACATTCAGCAATACGTCAGTTGTTTTCTTAAAGAAGTAATCGACGCTGGCATTCAGGGAGCCTTTCAGGAAACTCACATCCACACCTACGTTGGTAGTAGCGGTGTTTTCCCATTTGATATTAGGAGAGGAGTAGGCTGTCTGAATAGCGCCAAACCATTTCTGTTGTGCATCGCCGATCACGTAGTTGATATTCGATGCAATGGCAGCGCTATATTGATAATCACCTATTTCCTGGTTACCCAGTATACCATAGCTGGCTCTCAGTTTGAGGGAGGAGACAATGCTTGGATCTACATGCCAGAAGTGTTCATTATTGATGTTCCAGCCTACAGCCACAGAAGGGAAGTTACCAAAGCGGTTGGAGGCACCGAAGCGGGAAGAACCATCGCGGCGGAAACTCGCGGTCAGCAGGTAGCGGTTATCGTACGCATAAATAACACGGCCTAACGTAGAGAGCAGTATGCTTTCTACACTGTTACCTCCCACAGAAGCGGTACCGGAAGCAGCATCCAGTTCTTTGATACCATCAGGCAGGTTCGTTTTAGCCATCAGGTTATAATTGTAATTGGTCTTTTGATAGCTGTAACCTACCAATGCCTGAATGGAGTGCTTGCCGAAATCCTTGTTGAAATTCAACGTGTTTTCCAGCAGTACCATCTGGTTTCTTTCCTTTTCACGGCTCATGTCGTTTGTCTGCTGGATGAAGAGGTTCCCTACTTCATGACGGCGCACGTAGTCGTCGGTTTGGCCAAAGGAAGTGGTATAACCCATGTTGAATTTATACTTCAGATAAGGGCGTAAAGCCACTTCGGCATAGGCATTAGCGAGGAAGGAGACGAGTTCGTAGCTCACATCTTCGAGGTGCAGCAGGGCGACCGGGTTAGGAATATTTACCACGGAACCGGAAGCACCGCTATAACCACCGATGGCGGAGGTGTCGTAGATCTTATAAGTGGGGATCATCTTCATGGCAGAACCTACGGCGTTACCACCCTGTCCTCCCCAGCCATCGCTCATGCGGATCCATTTTTCGCGGGTGGCGAGGAAGGTCTGGCCAAATTTGAGGATACCTTTGGTCGATTCAGTTTTGGCGCGGATGCCGTACCGTTTGTAACCGGTTACGTCTACGATACCTGCCTGGTCGGTGTACTCGCCGGATACACTGTAGCGGGAGTAATCACTGCCACCGGATACGCCAAGGTAATATTGCTGAATAGGGGCTGTTCTGTAGATAGCATCCTGCCAGTCAGTACCAGCGCCCAGTGTCGATGGGTTAGCGGCTATATCGAGCCGGGGAAGTCCTGCGCCGCCATTGCCGGCGTCGTGTGCTGCATTGCTCACGGTCGCCCATTCTTCAGCGTTCAGCACCTCGTATTTTTTAGCCAGCTTCTGAGAGCCGACGTTGGTTCTGAAATTAAAGACGGGTTTACCGGCTTTCCCGCTTTTGGTGGTCACCAGCACAACGCCGTTGGCAGCCCGGGAACCGTAGATTGCAGCGGCCGAGGCATCTTTGAGCACGTCCATACTTTCAATATCACCGGGGGCAATGTTGTTGATATTAGCCACCTGCACACCGTCTACGAGGTAGAGGGGATCCGCATTGTTGAGCGTACCGACACCTCTGATGAGGATGCGGGTGCCGGAACCGGGATCACCACCAGCAGATTCCACCGTCACACCGGGGAGCCTGCCCTGTAGGGAGCGACCTACATTGCTCACACCTTCGGTTTTAAGATCCGCTGCTTTGAGGGAGGCGATGGCGCCGGTAAGGTCTTTCCTTTTTACGGTACCATAACCAATGACTACGACTTCATTGAGCCCCGAGACTTTGGGTTTGAGGGCTATATTGATGGTATTGTCGGCACCGACAGTCACTTCTGTATTGTCGTATTCCATAGAAGTAAAGAGTAGGGTGCTGCCTGCAGGTGCGTCGATGGAATATTGGCCTTTTTCGTCGCTATAAGTACCTTTTTGAGTGCCTTTGATCATAATGGCCGCCTTAAAAACCGGGCTTTTTGTTTCGGCGTCTGTGATCTGGCCGGTGATCTTTTTCTGGGCACTGGCCAGAAACGGGAAGAGCAACAGCAGAAATAGAATAGGAGTTTTGCGCCTGGTCAGGCGCAGCTG is a genomic window of Chitinophaga sp. LS1 containing:
- a CDS encoding lipocalin family protein, with product MSKPQKFPIALLAGAGIAAGLIFYKSVTSVSIPRGAKAVSPFDAEKYLGKWYEIARLDYKFEKNLNNVTATYSKNENGSIRVDNKGFNYQSQEWKESVGKARFVNSPEEGRLKVSFFGPFYAGYNVIALDADYQYALVAGDNLNYMWILSRETTIPDHIKENYLEIARQIGFDTSKLIWTDHSEAIA
- a CDS encoding FecR family protein is translated as MDRNRLDLLIQKYIDRTATPAEQAELNNWYRDFTAEEDPFPMTDAQETTAGQEMRSYLTARIQRKKRPSVALYASMAAACLLGAIFYFNWPKTPENNNLVANIPAAASENRFIYLPDSSKVLLHPGSKMDYQYNGHNREVTLEGEAYFDIASRPAQPFIIHTGRVSTTVLGTSLNIKTWSSDSVTVSVLTGKVQVTDAYQQKTILTPNQQVVYNQHTNNIQQVKIIPATVIAWAKSDMQFQDMPYEQLAERLDRRYDVNIVFKNPALQHCPITGRFSGTESLSEVLDILSQTMGTTYSINGRTVELDGAACFNQIN
- a CDS encoding TonB-dependent receptor; translated protein: MTNSQLRLTRRKTPILFLLLLFPFLASAQKKITGQITDAETKSPVFKAAIMIKGTQKGTYSDEKGQYSIDAPAGSTLLFTSMEYDNTEVTVGADNTINIALKPKVSGLNEVVVIGYGTVKRKDLTGAIASLKAADLKTEGVSNVGRSLQGRLPGVTVESAGGDPGSGTRILIRGVGTLNNADPLYLVDGVQVANINNIAPGDIESMDVLKDASAAAIYGSRAANGVVLVTTKSGKAGKPVFNFRTNVGSQKLAKKYEVLNAEEWATVSNAAHDAGNGGAGLPRLDIAANPSTLGAGTDWQDAIYRTAPIQQYYLGVSGGSDYSRYSVSGEYTDQAGIVDVTGYKRYGIRAKTESTKGILKFGQTFLATREKWIRMSDGWGGQGGNAVGSAMKMIPTYKIYDTSAIGGYSGASGSVVNIPNPVALLHLEDVSYELVSFLANAYAEVALRPYLKYKFNMGYTTSFGQTDDYVRRHEVGNLFIQQTNDMSREKERNQMVLLENTLNFNKDFGKHSIQALVGYSYQKTNYNYNLMAKTNLPDGIKELDAASGTASVGGNSVESILLSTLGRVIYAYDNRYLLTASFRRDGSSRFGASNRFGNFPSVAVGWNINNEHFWHVDPSIVSSLKLRASYGILGNQEIGDYQYSAAIASNINYVIGDAQQKWFGAIQTAYSSPNIKWENTATTNVGVDVSFLKGSLNASVDYFFKKTTDVLLNVPIPGSAGSSTNPVVNAGTIQNKGIELGLNYSNHIGEFNYTVFGTISSVKNKVIELGTGTQQIFGGQPTHHGASSTLTEAGGEVTGFYLIKTLGIFQSQDEINAYKDKNGNLIQPYAAPGDIKFLDANGDGIISSADRVHMGSPFPDFEYGVGLNLSAFHFDLNIYMQGVSGNKIYNGVRQDMEGMNLEYNYAKTTLQAWTPEHHTNMPRAVIDDPNLNAQTSSRFLESGTYFRMKTLQLGYTIPESLNARLHTTSVRAYLSADNLFTLTRYSGFNADIGRSGSILDRGVDYGHVAYPLARVFSAGIQLSF
- a CDS encoding IS5 family transposase — translated: MIRYTPSKQLTLDGFSTPFSQQLSTSNRWVILAAKIPWDKLAEVYYKKMRADFGAPTLSARMVIGAVIIKHILNIDDREVVEQITENIYLQYFVGLSSFQQEAPFDASLMVSIRKRLGIEVMSRLNEIILQEAGLTKVNEEKVANTEGNSDQDENGGDRNNDCSQDHMNSVKEKPPEALSGTVMLDATVSEQQIEYPTDIKLLNEGRRQLEGMIERGCQAAELVMPRMYRKIARKQYLNIAKKKNKSKRDIRRGIRQQLQYVKRDLKYINWLIESDATFKETLKMKDWTLIQVIQEMYRQQAEMYKKREQKMSDRIVSIYQPHVRPMPRGKDRVSTEFGSKQLVMLKDGYTHIEKLSWDNYNEGGLLIASLETYKRLFGCYPERVLADQLFGTRENRRFMKEKGIRYVGKPLGRPSPESKQQKRLLQKEMPERNAIEGKFGQGKNAYGLGKIKARLKDTAESWVMSIYFVMNLLKLAAGSLLSALQIYYWLVTEGYLTIMVNSPDAQFIPRYMRRQKGEIARC
- a CDS encoding SusC/RagA family TonB-linked outer membrane protein yields the protein MRVTVCVCLSFVMCLNLFAAIHASGQSIREAMVNYEVHDADLKASLEKLQEQSGFSIFYSSTLLNKDKKVTVNSGTRSVAQVLDLILKGTNLVYVDKGTKIILQERKSVISPAGDTAVPRIYGMVQDEMGEPIPGVTIRIKNGKKYTAADQNGHFSIEVEDENPILILSIVGYTTKEVTAKGSRIPAITMVRSFSALNEIQVLGYSSTTKRNNTGAVSSVKANEIAVQTVSNPLTALQGHVAGMEITQDNGLPGGGVRVRIRGNASILSGYLPLYVIDGVPFTLFNGSTPASDALNSFGISGASGSLSPFSMIAPEDIERIDVLKDADATAIYGSKGANGVVLITTKKGSHGNTKVSANVSHGYGEVSRFIPMMNTEEYLDMRKEAFTNAGTTPGTSDYDLTKWDQTAYTNWQKWAMGGKAKTTSAMASISGGNAQNTFLYSTSYRKEGTVFPGENNTITFSNRVNASHSSKDNRFNISLSANYTYMKSDLPKVDLSSMYNLAPNYNPYNADGTFNWDLGVGKNPAALLLQKYSGQTYNMITDLNLRYNIIKDLAIKANLGFSQTNLEQQNIQPNRSVNSTALTDNQLMDSKGKNDNWVVEPFLEYNKSFGDAHLQLIGGTTFQQTKATSTTLRGSGYSSEALLHAISAASTVIVYSSNYSLYKYAAGFGRFNFNYKEKYYLDGTFRRDGSSRFGSNNQFGSFGALGAAWIFSQEDFMKDIKPISFGKLRASYGITGNDQIANYMYTPLYSTASTTYSYMGTTALVANGVANPNLKWETSKKLDIALELGFLKDRILLKADYYQNRTSDMLAYITTPMQIGVNSYAGNLPATIQNKGWEFEVNTTNIATKDFSWTTTLNLTINQNKLLKFDNIENSSYATTYTVGKSIDAPFLYHYTGVNATTGAPVLEDVNKDGSIGSADRHVGNVGVPYYGGLTNSISYKGFTLDFTFQFNHRFYYLNNTLNNYYYPFGYDMTNQSTAVLNRWHSAGDVSNFPGASKSYSSNYYYYATSDANWGDASYIKFKTLSLTYNLPRTWLNKARIANASIYARGQNLYTWAKQKYTLDPETTLPGTGAGLGTGQYIAVPQLRTMTVGLNLSL
- a CDS encoding RNA polymerase sigma-70 factor; the encoded protein is MQNFSDNELLTSMVTGDEAAFTEIYHRYWQRLLAIAWKHTHDESSAKEIVQEVLINLWDRRASLEISQLSHYLATAIKFSVFKHYHQQQRRKNILQSIFRTTHSADDEKIYARLLDDYINGIVEKLPEKCRQVYKLSRLEGKTNQQIASVMNISEKTAEAHLTKALRTIRLNLRHINMLFFL
- a CDS encoding RagB/SusD family nutrient uptake outer membrane protein codes for the protein MKKLLYILLAAVLLASCSKSSLELTNPNQTTTETYWKTEDDVKSALAATYALFRNVDGGFWGVRGVELSNGRGDDFFIRNDVSYLYQLSTFTNTPDNSASTNVWNVAYRAIFRANQILANIDNVSGLTDDAKKAYIAEAKFLRGLNEYILVINYGDVPLRTTIPASTAEYFVAKSPAADVWAQVIKDFTEAAADLPLSYDASNTGRATKGAALGFLGKSYVYTKDWANAESTLKQLTTAPYTYQLMPDYGDNFIAAHDNNVESLFEIQLADVGGTNPWAGENSNESLGVTTAQEFAPSEASGWFEVAPTDKLFNEFQNEKTTAGDFDPRMYATLFWNYPGATFYQKPFSAYTLPFGFKSYYKKYQNYNQTNELSGSSGASDYTSDINEKALRYADVLLLLSESVTMQGRPEDAYAYITQVRSRASLPALTTGMDQTAMMKEIRHQRFLEFAREGQRFYDLQRWGLLKDEIANSDKVGKIYFVTPKHDFFPIPQDEVNSNPEMVQNSNW